Genomic DNA from Paucilactobacillus hokkaidonensis JCM 18461:
ATAAAGAGTCAGAAAGTGAGCGCAGTACAGCTAGTTCTGATTCTAAAAAATCAGTTGATTTGACTGAAACGCAGCAAGGTGAGGTCGAAAGTCAGATGTTAAATTGGGCGGATGATCGTGCGAAAGTTGGAAATATGGCGGTCAGTGATTTTTACTTTGATCACGGTGCTGCCGGATCTGGAGATTGGTATGCAAATACTCCAGATGGTGAGGTTCAGGTCCAAGATGAACAAAATCCAGGTAAAAACGGGTTTAAAATTCATGCGGTTGGTGGCTTAGTTTTTTATACTGCTAAGGATGGAACTACAGGCATTGATGATAATTTAAGAGGTGCGACTGTTGATGGCTATTCGCTTAACATGAATTTTAATAAACCTGTTAGCAAGTACTTGTTTGGTGATAATGGCGTTGTTTATGAATTAAAATCAGGTAACGGGACTGAACTAAGTCAAAATACTGGTTTTGGTGAGTATAGTGATGATGGAACTGAATCTGGTGGTAATATCGATCCAGATGGAACGTTTATAATTTCTAATGATCAAGCTGCTAAAACAGAGCTGCAAAAAGTATTGGCACAATACTGACCGATAAAATTAATTAAGAACTGGAGAAAATGAATGTCGCTGATCCTAATTATTTTAATTGTCCTATTTGGCGCGTTAGTCCGAACCGTGTTTGGCTTTGGCGAAGCGCTAGTGACGATGCCATTGCTGGCGCTAGTCGGTTTTAATTTACAAGAATCGACTGCCTTGATTGGTGCACTAGGTTTATTAGTGGCATTACCAGCAACGATTAAGTTTCGTGCTCATATCGATTTTGCGGTGGTGCGACGGCTAGTTACAGGATCACTATTTGGTGTTCCTGTAGGGATTTTATTGATTAAAATGGTCGATACGAGCTTAGTTTTACATTTGCTGGGTCTCTTTTTAATTGGCTATGGTTCGTATAGTCTATATAAAATATTTCGCCGACGGTCGGGGAAGCCTCGGCTGCGCGCAAATGGTTGGGACTACTTAGCCGGTTTAATTTCTGGAGCGTTAGGGAGTGCCTACAATAGTCACGGTGTTCCTGTGGTGATTTATGGAACGTTAAAGCATTGGCCTGTTGAAAAGTTGCGTGGAATTTTGCAAGCACATTTTGTTTGTGTGGGGATAATCGTGGTTGTAAGCCAACTAGCATCGGGATTTTGGACGATCAAAGTGGTTCAGTTACTATTAATTATCATTCCACTGTTATTTATCGTGATACCATTTGGTAACTGGCTTAGTGCTCATGTTTCACGTGAAACGTTAGTTAAATATATTTATATGTTGCTGATCATTTTTGGTGGATTAATGTTTTATCGCTAATTATATGTAAAGGCCCGTTCAAAACTAATTAGTTTTGAACGGGCCTTTTTAAGGATGATATATATTATTTTAGTTTTAACAATTTTTCAATATTTTCATGTGCAATTTTTTCTTTATCGTCATTAGCAATATCCGTATTTGCCAGAAAGTCTTTCGCGTTACCCTTTACATAAGGATAATCTTGGGCCCATATAACGTGGTCGGCACCCATTTCAGTTAAAACAAGTTGCATTTGTGGCCAAGTGTACATACCACTGGGTGTGACGTAAACATTTTTCTTGTAATAGTATGAAACAGGATGCTTGAGTGGATTACCAACAACGGGGGTCGTAGCTTCATCCAATCGTTCTAGGAAGTAGGGTACAAACTCGCCCCAGTGACCTGAAATTAGTTTAAGGTTGGGGAGCTTGTCAAATAAGCCAGATAGGATTAGTCGAGTAACATGCAAGCCGGCTTCCATGTGCCAGCCCCAACCGGGAGTTGACATGATCGCATTAAATCCAATCGGATTCATATTGCTGTAATAATTTTTGCGAATGGTTTCAGTGGGCATTGATGGATGGATATACAAAGGAACATCTAGCTGCGCTGCCATTTCAAAGATTGGCATGAATTTTGGATCGTCCAAGAATTGTCCGCCCTTAGCAGTTCCTAAGATAAGAGCGCCCTTTAAATCTAGTTCGGTAACTGCTCGTTTTAGCTCTTTAGCGGCATCCTTTGGATCAGAAATTGGTAAAGTGGCTAAGCCTAGGTAACGATCAGGGTGCCGTTTTACCGTAGCAGCAATATCAGTATTAATTCTTTGTGTCAGTGGAATCGATTGTTCAGCTGGCAACATATCAGGGTTAGTACTAGCATCACCATAGGAAAGAATTTGAACATCAATACCGTTTTTATCCATATATTTAATGCGATTTTCGTCAACATCTTGCATTTCCTCGGGTGTTACGTGATAAGCAACTAAACCCTCTGCAAATGATTGTCCGAATTCTTTCATTGCCTTAGGATCGGCTGGTTGTGTTTTTAAGTAGTCATTAATAATTTTGTTAGCATATGGCATGCTAATGTGTTCTTCAGCTGTGATTAATTTCATGATTATCTCCACCTCATCTATAAGATAGACATAGTTTACCTAAATTTAGGTCGAAGATATGGACTGATATGGACAGTTTGTTCCATAATTAAAAAATTTTATCGAGATTGTTGGTCAAATGGAGAAATAAGTCGGTGGCTTGTTCTTTGGACCACTTTTGATTCAAAACATAGTCGCGAAGAAACATATAGGTTGCTGCTGCATAAACGTTACAAATGGATTTTTCATCAATTAAATTGACTTTATTTTGCTGGGCAATCCGTTGATTAAACTCAGATAGGCGCTTGATGAAGGCCTGACGAGTATTAGACCATTCGATGAGTTCGAAAACATTGGTTCGCTCTTGCCAAGTGGTCATTAATTGTAAGGTCATGTTACGAGCGGTTAGGTCTTGAATACGGAACTCTTTCAAAAATTCATTTAAGTGCTGATCGATCATCGTGATGATTACTTCTTTAGGCGATAAATAGTAGCGATAAAATGTTTGGCGCGAGATACCGGCAGTGGTAGCTAGCTTAGGCCCTGTTAGAGTATCGAAATTGATCTTATTTTGACATAGCATTACAATGGCTGCATCAATTTTTTCCTTTGTTTTTAAAGTTCGGCGATCTATTTTTTCCATTATTGTCACCACTTTTAGTTTTATGATTATCCATATTATACAATTAAAGGATCATCCGGAGAAACCCAGATGATCCTTTTGCATAAATCGTTATTTAATAGATACCTTCAACTTTGGCTTGAACTGTTTCATGCGCCATAAACTCATCATAGTTAGTATCGGCACGATCAACAACACCTTTTGGTCCAACTTCAACGATATGATTAGCAATCGTTTGGATAAATTGGTGATCATGACTGGTAAATACTAATGAGCCAGTAAAGTCAGTTAGTGCATCGTTCAAACTAGTGATGCTTTCAAGATCCAGATGGTTAGTTGGATCGTCTAAGATTAAAGTATTAGCCTTACTTAACATTAATTTGGACAGATAACTACGGACTTTTTCGCCCCCAGATAATACGTTAACTTGCTTCAGCACTTCTTCACCGCTGAATAACATTTTACCTAAGAATCCTCGCAAGAAAGTATTATCACTTTCTTCTTTACTAGCAAACTGACGTAACCATTCCACAATACTGATGTCTTCAGTAAATTCTGGTGTTAGATCCTTGGGCATGTAAGCGCGGGTAGTAGTAACGCCCCAATTAACAGTACCGGTATCTGGTTTTACATTACCAGCAATAATCTGCATTAAAAGACTAGTAGTTGCATCGGAACGAGAAACGAGGGCCGTTTTATCGCCT
This window encodes:
- a CDS encoding TetR/AcrR family transcriptional regulator, whose translation is MEKIDRRTLKTKEKIDAAIVMLCQNKINFDTLTGPKLATTAGISRQTFYRYYLSPKEVIITMIDQHLNEFLKEFRIQDLTARNMTLQLMTTWQERTNVFELIEWSNTRQAFIKRLSEFNQRIAQQNKVNLIDEKSICNVYAAATYMFLRDYVLNQKWSKEQATDLFLHLTNNLDKIF
- a CDS encoding sulfite exporter TauE/SafE family protein; this translates as MSLILIILIVLFGALVRTVFGFGEALVTMPLLALVGFNLQESTALIGALGLLVALPATIKFRAHIDFAVVRRLVTGSLFGVPVGILLIKMVDTSLVLHLLGLFLIGYGSYSLYKIFRRRSGKPRLRANGWDYLAGLISGALGSAYNSHGVPVVIYGTLKHWPVEKLRGILQAHFVCVGIIVVVSQLASGFWTIKVVQLLLIIIPLLFIVIPFGNWLSAHVSRETLVKYIYMLLIIFGGLMFYR
- a CDS encoding amidohydrolase family protein, whose translation is MKLITAEEHISMPYANKIINDYLKTQPADPKAMKEFGQSFAEGLVAYHVTPEEMQDVDENRIKYMDKNGIDVQILSYGDASTNPDMLPAEQSIPLTQRINTDIAATVKRHPDRYLGLATLPISDPKDAAKELKRAVTELDLKGALILGTAKGGQFLDDPKFMPIFEMAAQLDVPLYIHPSMPTETIRKNYYSNMNPIGFNAIMSTPGWGWHMEAGLHVTRLILSGLFDKLPNLKLISGHWGEFVPYFLERLDEATTPVVGNPLKHPVSYYYKKNVYVTPSGMYTWPQMQLVLTEMGADHVIWAQDYPYVKGNAKDFLANTDIANDDKEKIAHENIEKLLKLK
- a CDS encoding zinc-ribbon domain-containing protein, whose amino-acid sequence is MVKCPNCGKENDASAKFCENCGHELTAAGLSRSQLKQSKRRYWPWITAGIIVVLAIGIFIFMRTPNGNSNAGVADSSSSSSTSSQSLNSANKESESERSTASSDSKKSVDLTETQQGEVESQMLNWADDRAKVGNMAVSDFYFDHGAAGSGDWYANTPDGEVQVQDEQNPGKNGFKIHAVGGLVFYTAKDGTTGIDDNLRGATVDGYSLNMNFNKPVSKYLFGDNGVVYELKSGNGTELSQNTGFGEYSDDGTESGGNIDPDGTFIISNDQAAKTELQKVLAQY